ACGTGTTGTTAAGCGTACAATAACTATTTATAAGcgcattttaatatatattaatgcattacatacaaatttattaaacaataatataacaaagtacttatttatttagaCGCATAACCGCACGTAGTGGATAAAGTGCTAGTTAATagacaaataaatatgtgttgAAAATATTGCTGAATAATGAAAATGTGCATGTAAGCATTATAAATAATTGGAAACTtaataaacaaacattttttgctgtcctattaaattgttttgtgGAAATTAAGACATAGtggatttgtttaaaattagcAAACTAGCTCGTTATGAGAAAAGGATTTCGCAAGGactcttaaaaataaatgcttgcTGATTggcgaaaaagttaaagataaAACCCACCATTTTGGCATACTTTTTTAACTGCTTTCGTGTTAGTAGCAACTGAGTGAGTATGAGATTGCAGCTTCGCTTCAGCAGAGATATTGTTGTAAGCTCTTTCTTATGtcgttaatatatttattgctgttTGAAGATAATTCTTGGCAACTGCATATTGCTCCCGTAATATAAATTCAAGGCTTTAAACAACTTTACACATTATTTGGTCGCGCATACACACTATAATTACGAATCAACACTTTGCgtattcattaaatttaatgcacaataacaaattttaCAACACAAGTGTATACATATTAGAAAACAAGTATTGTTTGTGCTTCTGCTCATGATTTTCAATCAAAGAGCAGCTCAGTACAGCCCTTGTGGCTGCTAAGCGCTTTGCAATTGCACTTAAATCACTTTTTCTAATTACTTTACGATTTGTACTACTTATTTACACTACACCGCCTTCACTAGTTTTACTACGCTTTAAATGAAAACTATTCACActattattaaatacatttgaatTATTAAAGAACAAAATATACTTTGATTTAACGCGCTCTATGACACGACAAATTTAATATCCGTTAACTGTCAGTTTGCTCATGGAGGGGCGACATCTAGATGTGAAATTTTCAGAGCTCCTGTGTTGCTAATAatgtgataaaaaatatttaattaactaattttgtttcatggtaaaaatgttgtatatttgtaatttctaaattaatattttaattttgcaacTGTATTTAATATAAGACAGCACAATGttctttcaaactttttttataaatcgcAAGATTAAGTAATTTTGGCAATCTTGTTCTACAAGTGATTTTGACAGTTCACCAGATTTcggcaaattttactttattacgGCAAATTTCTACTTCTGCAGACGTCGCTAGCAATAAAAGTGTTAAATATCTAAGAAAAAACTATAAACAATGGCTTACGATTTAAAGAAAGAATCAGATGTTAAGGAGTACTTAGATAAATTGGGCGTCGAATATCGTTTTGGCTGTTATTCGGAGAAGAAACCAGAGGGTAAATCGCTAATTCCTTGCAAAGCAAAATACAACAGCCGCATATGCAATCGCTGAGGTCTACGCATGTAACTTCCAGGGTGTCGAGGGGGTACCTAACCTCCCCATTGTATTAGCGCCTGTTTCGCAAGCGTTTGCTTTgtatatttgttgcttttatcaATTATACAAATTGCACGTacacacttttttgtttaatacaactaacttatgtacatatatattatagtttgtCATCTTTTGGGCGATTATTTGGAGGGCATAAAGAAGGACTTTGAAAAGGCGGCTAAAGTTTACAAATCCACATGTGACGATTACGGTTATGCGAAGTCCTGCTTCAAATTTGGTAATTACAGTTTCTTAGGTAAAGGCAAAAGCGGGAGCAAGGGTGATCCGCGTAGTGCGTATACATATTATGAGAAAGGTTGTCAACTCAACGATCCCGATGCATGTTTGCATACAGGCTTGCTATTGGTGTCGCGTTCCATGCACAAGGAAATTGATCGTAATGTGCCCAAGGTATAAATTGATGGTGTACATAAGAAAATATGCTAATTTTGGAGTGTTGACGAGCTTATTTGTTAATTAGTGAACTTCGCAGTAAAATATTGctgtttatgtgtatataagtatgtgatGTGCTAGTGACATAACACTTGAGATAGCGCTTAGTATTAAGAGTGTATTTATGCCGCTGCTGTAACAAACAACAGTGTATTTATGCCTGTATACTATTTAAAACACtttcatattttaagaaaattttggcTTTTTACATTCGACAAAAGCTACTCATTACACTATACCGTCGATATAGGACCACTAGCAtttaatacaaactgaacaatcaaaatcaagtcttttgtgaaaaacttttttatgtgtgAAGTTTGTTATAGTTGCGGCGTAACGAAGTTAATTAATGTTTGTGCttgtaatattttcagaaaatgtttgctttttatttatttgtattatttttttttttattatattaattatttcttgaatatatttcagggcatcgaatgcttgtcgaagaGCTGCGACATGAATAACGCCACCGCCTGTTTCTACCTCTCTGGCATGCATATTTCCGGCGTGCAAAAGAAACCGGAAACGTCCACACAAGTTAGCACTACGGATATCAAAAAAGCCTCACCAAAAGATAGCGATTACATTTTGCACAAGGATATGAAGAAGGCATTCGAATTTGCTTATAAAGCTTGTGAACTACGCAATATGTACGCATGCGCAAATCTGAGTCAGATGTATGCGCGTGGCGATGGTATTGAAAAGAATGAAAAGGAAGCGgagaaatataagaaaatggCTTTGGACATGCAGGATGAagtgaaaaaacaacaacaaacgctaGAATTTCAACAAGGCATAAAAATGCCGAACTGAGCATGAACGAACCGTAGTATGTAGTGGTTGGCGCTAGCATAAATTGTAACAATTTCAAGCGCAACTTCGGTCTCCAAAATATATACAGACGTAAGCGGCTGCAAtagtaaaacacaaaatttatttttattaaaaaaaataaaatattttttgtatgcaTAAGAAGTTGACTTAGTAAggaaaataattttcgttaaatTTGAGAAATTGCTTGTAAAGTAGCCAGTAAAATAGTTAGAAGCCATggcagaaaatatatatatattcaagaaaGACTAACTGCttgctttttgttattttctttgttgcttttgaagcaaaattaattatataagttAAAGTTAATTTAATGTTCTTGTGCGTGTTTATATTGAAAAAGAAGGAATATGAAACGAAcaagcaaaataaaacaatttaatgaCGGATGTAGAAAGAAGAGAGAATATGCATGAAAAGGATTGATTAATTTTTAGGTAGTAGTAAATGAGTACagttaacttaattaaattttaaaaaaaatttataaatgtgggatatttagttaataaaaattcaataaaaaaaataaaaataaaaatgtccatagttattaaataataaagagatattttggaatttataaGCGGAGAATGGAAGAACGGGATATTTACTGAATTTTTGGCGTAAAATTCactattaaaagttaaaaagcagttgaatattaattttaattataaaaaaaaaaacatatgtacaaatatttgtatgtatttaggtatatatatatgtgtgtgtgtgtgcgcactaGTAGGCATAACTGCAAGCTACACCTCCATATCAATTGCTGCGGCGGCGCGCGTACGCTTGCACTTAAAGCCATTGGCGCATTCCACAATAGCGGGTCACGCACCagcaatttgttgttattgtacttAAGTattaatttcacttaaaaatattttttctactgaTGTTGCAACATATCCGCGCCGACAACACAATTTGTTCTATCAAAAGGAAGCAGCAATATGCCATACATATACacaggcatacatacatgcataaatacaatatatgcatatacatacatttacgcTGATATACACCACACTGCTGGTACGAGTATAATACCTTAATTGTAACttgattaaattataataaaaaatatgtcgtTAAGCAACGCGAAGTCGAATGTCGTGGCGTTGTTTGTTGTAGCGAACTCTGAGTCAgctaatattttttgtagaagGCAATAGGAAGTCAGCTGACAGTTCATGACTGCAGCTACATTTAGTTGCtgatctttgttgttgttgttgttatatcaACAGAAAATATTTCTGAAGTAATTTGGCGGTATGGTGCCGGTTTGACAGTCCTTGGTCGGATAAAAACTCGGGTCCGTTTCGGTTACATTGACCCGACTGTCCTGGGAACGGATTGCTGACCTTTCTTAATTGACGCTGAAAACTTCTTCTGCGTGAAGTAAAGTTGGCAGAGTGAGCGCTAGCAGGACCCGGCATTTCGGTAACAATATCGACTTACAGTATGGAGAGACTTGGTTGGGGTTGGGAAAAGACCCTTAATATCACTGAGTAAGGCGAagaatgttttatatataacccgtaaggagtacagactggaacTAAACATTACAGTCGATGGCGTTACAATTCCGACGgtcaataaccctaaaattttaggtgttacatTTGACAGcttgtgctccttcactccccagatgaccgcgataactgccaaagtacagagccgcaacaaaatccttgCCGGCAGCttttggggaaaagacaaagaaacgttgctggatactacaaggcaatcggccggctgGTCTTAATGGATGTAGggcaacgcagacgaagaaacTCCAGACATGTCAAAACagtgcactccggactatcacgga
The sequence above is drawn from the Bactrocera oleae isolate idBacOlea1 chromosome 5, idBacOlea1, whole genome shotgun sequence genome and encodes:
- the Coa7 gene encoding cytochrome c oxidase assembly factor 7 homolog; translated protein: MAYDLKKESDVKEYLDKLGVEYRFGCYSEKKPEVCHLLGDYLEGIKKDFEKAAKVYKSTCDDYGYAKSCFKFGNYSFLGKGKSGSKGDPRSAYTYYEKGCQLNDPDACLHTGLLLVSRSMHKEIDRNVPKGIECLSKSCDMNNATACFYLSGMHISGVQKKPETSTQVSTTDIKKASPKDSDYILHKDMKKAFEFAYKACELRNMYACANLSQMYARGDGIEKNEKEAEKYKKMALDMQDEVKKQQQTLEFQQGIKMPN